A single genomic interval of Vicia villosa cultivar HV-30 ecotype Madison, WI unplaced genomic scaffold, Vvil1.0 ctg.000010F_1_1, whole genome shotgun sequence harbors:
- the LOC131621664 gene encoding laccase-2-like → MTSKNLLGAFLFAISFFYTSPQLVLATSHSGSITRHYGYIKLANVTRLCHTKSIVTVNGKFPGPRIVVREGDRLLVKVVNHVPNNITLHWHGVRQLGSGWSDGPSYITQCPIKTGQSYVYNFTIVGQRGTLFWHAHFSWLRATLYGPLILLPTRSQSYPFQKPYKEVPILFGEWWNADPEAVIAQALQTGAGPNVSDAYTINGLPGPLYNCSKDTYKLKVKPGKTYLLRLINAALNDELFFTIANHTLIVVEADASYVKPFESDTILLGPGQTTNVLLKTKPDYPNSTFFMLARPYFTGMGTFDNSTVAGILEYTKPYNNHTNITNLPIIKPSLPSINDTNFVANFSSKFLSLNSPKYPAKVPKIIDKNFFFTVGLGTSPCPKNQTCQGPNNSSKFAASMNNESFALPSIALLQQHYFFGQANNASYTTDFPAIPLRPFNYTGTPPNNTLVSNGTKTVVIPYNTRVQVVLQDTSILGAESHPLHLHGFNFFVVGQGFGNFNDSSDPVKFNLVDPVERNTVAVPSGGWVAIRFLADNPGVWLMHCHFDVHLSWGLRMAWIVEDGKLPNQKLPPPPKDLPKC, encoded by the exons ATGACAAGTAAAAATCTTTTGGGTGCTTTTCTTTTTGCCATCAGTTTCTTCTACACTTCCCCTCAACTTGTTCTTGCTACTTCACATAGTGGAAGCATTACAAGACACTacggctat ATTAAATTGGCTAACGTTACGAGGCTGTGTCACACGAAAAGCATAGTTACTGTGAATGGGAAGTTTCCGGGTCCTCGAATTGTTGTACGAGAAGGGGACAGATTATTGGTTAAGGTTGTTAATCATGTTCCAAATAATATCACCCTGCATTG GCATGGAGTGAGACAGCTTGGTAGTGGTTGGTCGGATGGTCCATCATACATAACCCAATGCCCCATTAAAACAGGTCAGAGTTATGTGTACAATTTCACCATTGTTGGACAAAGAGGAACTCTTTTCTGGCATGCTCATTTCTCATGGTTAAGAGCTACTCTCTATGGACCTCTCATTCTTCTTCCAACTCGCAGCCAATCTTATCCTTTTCAAAAACCCTACAAGGAAGTCCCCATCCTCTTTG GTGAGTGGTGGAATGCTGATCCTGAAGCTGTAATTGCACAAGCTCTTCAGACAGGGGCTGGCCCAAATGTTTCTGATGCTTACACCATTAATGGCCTTCCCGGACCTCTCTATAATTGCTCCAAAG ATACATACAAATTGAAGGTGAAACCAGGAAAAACGTATCTACTACGTTTAATCAACGCTGCGCTCAATGATGAACTCTTTTTCACCATAGCAAACCACACCTTAATTGTCGTCGAAGCAGACGCATCTTACGTTAAACCATTCGAATCCGACACAATCCTACTTGGACCAGGACAAACCACAAATGTTCTATTAAAAACAAAACCAGATTACCCAAACTCCACTTTTTTCATGCTAGCTAGACCATATTTCACTGGCATGGGCACTTTCGACAATTCCACAGTAGCTGGAATTTTAGAATACACTAAACCATATAATAATCATACAAATATCACTAATCTTCCAATTATAAAACCTTCCCTTCCATCCATCAATGACACTAATTTTGTTGCTAATTTCAGTAGCAAATTTCTTAGCTTAAATAGTCCTAAATACCCTGCAAAAGTGCCGAAAATTATCgacaaaaactttttctttaccGTGGGACTTGGAACTAGTCCATGCCCAAAAAACCAAACATGTCAAGGACCAAATAATAGTTCAAAATTTGCTGCATCAATGAACAATGAGTCATTTGCTTTACCTTCTATAGCACTTCTTCAACAACATTATTTTTTCGGACAAGCGAATAACGCTAGCTATACGACCGATTTTCCGGCCATTCCTCTTCGGCCGTTTAACTACACCGGAACTCCTCCGAATAATACATTGGTTAGCAATGGAACAAAGACAGTGGTGATACCTTATAACACTAGAGTTCAGGTGGTGTTGCAGGATACAAGCATTTTGGGAGCTGAGAGTCATCCTTTGCATCTTCATGGGTTTAACTTTTTTGTTGTTGGTCAAGGTTTTGGAAATTTTAATGATAGCAGTGATCCTGTGAAGTTCAATCTTGTTGATCCTGTTGAGAGGAATACTGTTGCTGTGCCTTCTGGTGGTTGGGTTGCTATACGGTTCCTTGCTGATAATCCAG GTGTTTGGCTGATGCATTGCCACTTTGATGTGCACCTTAGTTGGGGATTAAGGATGGCTTGGATTGTTGAAGATGGAAAGCTCCCTAATCAGAAATTGCCTCCTCCTCCTAAGGATCTTCCCAAATGTTGA
- the LOC131621616 gene encoding E3 ubiquitin-protein ligase SDIR1-like isoform X2 has protein sequence MSFAFRGSRGDIESGFSEYVPERTSMRVHPSRSANSNSLAFLVTGLRMYATCQQLQAQARAHAAAASGLLGHAELHFQMPPSISIATRGRLQGLRLQLALLDREFDELDYDTLRALDSDTASSTPSMTEEEINALPVHKYKVPRPTKDGSTGLTSSSEAAEIKQDSKGAERSVKGSEDELICTVCLDQVKKGELVRSLPCLHQFHANCIDPWLRQQGTCPVCKFRMGSGRQGNTDSESGDSDIL, from the exons ATGAGTTTTGCTTTTCGAGGGAGTAGGGGAGATATCGAAAGTGGGTTTTCGGAATATGTTCCTGAAAGAACCTCAATG CGAGTTCATCCATCTCGGTCGGCTAACAGCAATTCCCTAGCTTTTCTTGTTACGG GTCTGAGAATGTATGCAACATGTCAACAACTTCAAGCGCAAGCCAGGGCTCATGCTGCAGCAGCCTCTGGGTTGCTTGGCCATGCTGAATTACATTTTCAAATGCCACCATCTATTTCAATTGCAACTCGAGGAAGATTGCAGGGACTTAGACTTCAGCTTGCACTTCTTGACCGAGAATTCGACGAGCTAG ATTATGACACTTTGAGAGCTCTGGACTCTGATACTGCTTCTAGTACTCCTTCAATGACTGAGGAAGAGATAAATGCCTTGCCTGTTCACAAGTATAAAGTTCCACGCCCAACAAA aGATGGCTCCACCGGTTTAACATCCTCTTCAGAGGCAGCTGAG ATTAAACAAGACTCCAAAGGAGCCGAGAGAAGTGTCAAAGGTTCAGAAGATGAGCTGATATGTACTGTATGTTTGGACCAAGTTAAGAAGGGGGAACTTGTGCGTAGCTTGCCGTGCTTGCATCAG TTTCATGCCAACTGCATCGATCCATGGCTTCGGCAGCAAGGAACATGTCCCGTGTGCAAATTTAGGATGGGGTCAGGAAGGCAGGGAAACACCGATAGCGAGTCTGGTGATTCAGATATTTTGTAA
- the LOC131621616 gene encoding E3 ubiquitin-protein ligase SDIR1-like isoform X1, whose product MSFAFRGSRGDIESGFSEYVPERTSMRVHPSRSANSNSLAFLVTVILIFMILNSPQMSHYFLLWVILAVFVMATGLRMYATCQQLQAQARAHAAAASGLLGHAELHFQMPPSISIATRGRLQGLRLQLALLDREFDELDYDTLRALDSDTASSTPSMTEEEINALPVHKYKVPRPTKDGSTGLTSSSEAAEIKQDSKGAERSVKGSEDELICTVCLDQVKKGELVRSLPCLHQFHANCIDPWLRQQGTCPVCKFRMGSGRQGNTDSESGDSDIL is encoded by the exons ATGAGTTTTGCTTTTCGAGGGAGTAGGGGAGATATCGAAAGTGGGTTTTCGGAATATGTTCCTGAAAGAACCTCAATG CGAGTTCATCCATCTCGGTCGGCTAACAGCAATTCCCTAGCTTTTCTTGTTACGG TTATTTTGATATTCATGATATTAAACTCCCCTCAGATGTCACATTATTTTCTG CTCTGGGTAATACTGGCTGTCTTCGTGATGGCTACAGGTCTGAGAATGTATGCAACATGTCAACAACTTCAAGCGCAAGCCAGGGCTCATGCTGCAGCAGCCTCTGGGTTGCTTGGCCATGCTGAATTACATTTTCAAATGCCACCATCTATTTCAATTGCAACTCGAGGAAGATTGCAGGGACTTAGACTTCAGCTTGCACTTCTTGACCGAGAATTCGACGAGCTAG ATTATGACACTTTGAGAGCTCTGGACTCTGATACTGCTTCTAGTACTCCTTCAATGACTGAGGAAGAGATAAATGCCTTGCCTGTTCACAAGTATAAAGTTCCACGCCCAACAAA aGATGGCTCCACCGGTTTAACATCCTCTTCAGAGGCAGCTGAG ATTAAACAAGACTCCAAAGGAGCCGAGAGAAGTGTCAAAGGTTCAGAAGATGAGCTGATATGTACTGTATGTTTGGACCAAGTTAAGAAGGGGGAACTTGTGCGTAGCTTGCCGTGCTTGCATCAG TTTCATGCCAACTGCATCGATCCATGGCTTCGGCAGCAAGGAACATGTCCCGTGTGCAAATTTAGGATGGGGTCAGGAAGGCAGGGAAACACCGATAGCGAGTCTGGTGATTCAGATATTTTGTAA